A genomic region of Phragmites australis chromosome 2, lpPhrAust1.1, whole genome shotgun sequence contains the following coding sequences:
- the LOC133909298 gene encoding amino acid permease 8-like — protein MDKNAAAADDIERCEYEQEHERKGTVWTATAHIVTAVIGSGVLALAWSVAQLGWVAGPLALAGFACVTYYTSTLLANAYRAPHPATGARNRTYMDAVRSYLSPREVFMCGIAQYVNLWGTMVGYTITATISMVAIGQSDCFHRNGHGAHCDVSGTVLMLVFSVVQVVLSQFPSLEHITWMSVVAAVMSFAYSFIGLGLSVGQWVSHGGSLGGRIQGAAAVSSTKKLWNVLLALGNIAFAYTFAEVLIEIQDTLKSPPPENKTMKKAAMCGIGATTIFYISIGCAGYAAFGSNAPGNILTAAGLGPFWLVDIANMCLILHLVGAYQVYAQPIFASVERWAASRWPEAKFINSAYTVSIPLIERGSVTVAPYKLVLRAVIVVATTVVAMMIPFFNAVLGLLGAFSFWPLTVYFPISMHIAQEKINKGTKWYLLQGLSMVCLLISVAVGIGSVTDIVDSLKVATPFKTVS, from the exons ATGGACAAgaacgcggcggcggcggacgacATCGAGCGCTGCGAGTACGAGCAGGAGCACGAGCGGAAAG GGACGGTATGGACGGCGACGGCGCACATTGTGACGGCGGTGATCGGCTCCGGCGTGCTGGCGCTGGCCTGGAGCGTGGCGCAGCTGGGCTGGGTGGCGGGGCCCCTCGCGCTCGCCGGCTTCGCGTGCGTCACCTACTACACCTCCACGCTGCTCGCCAACGCCTACCGCGCGCCCCACCCCGCCACCGGCGCCAGGAACCGCACCTACATGGATGCCGTCAGATCATACCTCA GTCCCAGAGAGGTGTTCATGTGCGGAATCGCTCAGTACGTGAACCTGTGGGGCACCATGGTGGGATACACCATCACTGCAACCATAAGCATGGT TGCGATTGGGCAGTCGGACTGCTTCCACCGGAACGGCCACGGCGCGCACTGTGACGTGTCAGGGACAGTGCTCATGCTGGTGTTCAGCGTAGTTCAGGTGGTGTTGTCCCAGTTCCCCAGCCTGGAGCACATCACTTGGATGTCCGTCGTCGCGGCAGTCATGTCGTTCGCCTACTCCTTCATCGGGCTTGGGCTCTCGGTGGGGCAGTGGGTGTCTCACGGCGGTAGTCTCGGAGGGAGGATTCAAGGTGCTGCAGCAGTGTCCTCAACCAAGAAGCTGTGGAACGTGCTTCTTGCCCTGGGAAACATTGCCTTTGCTTACACTTTTGCAGAAGTGTTGATTGAGATCCAG GATACTCTGAAGTCACCACCACCGGAGAACAAGACCATGAAGAAGGCAGCAATGTGTGGAATTGGAGCCACCACCATCTTTTACATCTCTATTGGCTGTGCTGGATATGCTGCATTTGGTTCAAATGCTCCTGGCAACATCTTGACCGCGGCCGGGTTAGGGCCCTTCTGGCTTGTTGACATTGCTAACATGTGCCTCATCCTCCACCTAGTCGGAGCATACCAG GTTTATGCGCAGCCTATATTTGCTTCAGTTGAGAGGTGGGCTGCCTCCCGGTGGCCGGAAGCCAAGTTCATCAACAGTGCTTACACTGTCAGCATCCCCCTCATAGAGCGAGGTTCGGTGACCGTTGCGCCATACAAGCTCGTCTTAAGGGCCGTCATAGTTGTCGCGACAACtgtagtggcgatgatgataccGTTCTTCAACGCAGTGCTGGGGCTCCTCGGCGCATTCAGCTTCTGGCCACTGACAGTTTACTTCCCCATAAGCATGCACATTGCCCAGGAGAAGATCAACAAGGGGACAAAGTGGTATCTTCTGCAGGGTTTGAGCATGGTTTGTTTGCTGATTTCAGTGGCAGTAGGTATAGGCTCTGTGACTGACATTGTAGATAGTCTGAAGGTCGCCACCCCTTTCAAAACTGTCAGCTAG